From Toxotes jaculatrix isolate fToxJac2 chromosome 1, fToxJac2.pri, whole genome shotgun sequence, a single genomic window includes:
- the hnrnph3 gene encoding heterogeneous nuclear ribonucleoprotein H3 isoform X1 encodes MSLNEEGYVVRIRGLPWSCTHEEVASFFSDCDIVGKVNGVCFTYSKEGRPSGEAFIELKTSEDFKNALAKDRKYMGHRYIEVFKSNRSEMDWVLKRSGPADYDSCSGCMLRLRGLPFGCSKEEIVQFFSGLRIVPNGITLPVDYQGRSTGEAFVQFASKEIAEKALGKHKERIGHRYIEIFKSSRNEIRAYYELPRRGMGGQRPGPYDRPVMGGPRGGFFGPGPGRGGTLMDTMRSGGGYGGGYGGFDSYNGFNNYCFGNGMFDERVRGERGGRGMGGHGYGGQSDSGSGFHSGHFVHMRGLPFRATEGDIAKFFSPLNPLRVHIDVAPNGKSTGEADVEFRSHEDAVAAMSKDKNHMQHRYIELFLNSTASGAAEMSRGGGGYYGNSGGGGGSRSSGLRGAY; translated from the exons ATGTCTTTGAATGAAGAGGGTTACGTGGTTCGGATCAGAGGACTACCCTGGTCCTGCACCCACGAGGAGGTGGCCAGTTTCTTCTCTG ACTGCGACATTGTTGGGAAAGTAAACGGAGTGTGTTTCACCTACTCCAAAGAAGGCCGTCCCAGCGGAGAGGCATTTATTGAGCTGAAAACATCCGAGGATTTCAAGAATGCCCTTGCCAAGGACCGTAAATACATGGGACACCGATATATAGAGG TGTTCAAGTCAAACCGAAGTGAAATGGACTGGGTGCTGAAACGTAGCGGTCCTGCTGACTATGACAGCTGCAGTGGCTGCATGCTGAGACTTAGAGGCCTGCCCTTTGGCTGCAGCAAGGAGGAGATTGTTCAGTTCTTCTCAG GGTTGAGAATCGTGCCAAATGGGATTACTCTGCCAGTGGACTACCAGGGGAGGAGCACAGGGGAAGCCTTCGTGCAGTTTGCCTCAAAGGAGATAGCAGAAAAGGCTCTGGGGAAACACAAGGAAAGAATAGGGCACAG GTATATAGAAATTTTTAAGAGCAGTCGTAATGAGATCAGAGCCTACTATGAGCTGCCCCGGCGGGGAATGGGAGGCCAGAGACCAGGGCCCTACGATAGACCCGTGATGGGGGGCCCGAGGGGAGGGTTTTTCGGGCCCGGGCCTGGCCGCGGTGGGACTCTGATGGACACCatgaggagtggaggaggataTGGAGGAG GTTACGGGGGCTTTGACAGCTACAATGGTTTCAACAACTACTGTTTTGGAAACGGCATGTTTGATGAacgagtgagaggagagaggggaggaagag GGATGGGAGGCCATGGTTATGGTGGTCAAAGTGATAGTGGGTCAGGGTTTCATAGCGGCCATTTTGTCCATATGAGGGGTCTACCTTTCCGTGCCACAGAGGGAGACATTGCTAAG ttcttctctcctttgaATCCACTGAGGGTCCACATCGACGTGGCCCCTAACGGCAAGTCCACTGGAGAGGCAGATGTGGAGTTTCGCTCCCATGAAGACGCAGTGGCAGCCATGTCCAAAGACAAGAACCACATGC AGCATCGCTATATTGAGCTGTTTCTCAACTCAACAGCCAGTGGAGCAGCTGAAATGA GCCGTGGCGGCGGTGGTTACTACGGTAACTCGGGAGGGGGCGGGGGCTCACGGAGCAGCGGGCTGCGAGGGGCATACTGA
- the hnrnph3 gene encoding heterogeneous nuclear ribonucleoprotein H3 isoform X2, with the protein MSLNEEGYVVRIRGLPWSCTHEEVASFFSDCDIVGKVNGVCFTYSKEGRPSGEAFIELKTSEDFKNALAKDRKYMGHRYIEVFKSNRSEMDWVLKRSGPADYDSCSGCMLRLRGLPFGCSKEEIVQFFSGLRIVPNGITLPVDYQGRSTGEAFVQFASKEIAEKALGKHKERIGHRYIEIFKSSRNEIRAYYELPRRGMGGQRPGPYDRPVMGGPRGGFFGPGPGRGGTLMDTMRSGGGYGGGYGGFDSYNGFNNYCFGNGMFDERVRGERGGRGMGGHGYGGQSDSGSGFHSGHFVHMRGLPFRATEGDIAKFFSPLNPLRVHIDVAPNGKSTGEADVEFRSHEDAVAAMSKDKNHMQHRYIELFLNSTASGAAEMN; encoded by the exons ATGTCTTTGAATGAAGAGGGTTACGTGGTTCGGATCAGAGGACTACCCTGGTCCTGCACCCACGAGGAGGTGGCCAGTTTCTTCTCTG ACTGCGACATTGTTGGGAAAGTAAACGGAGTGTGTTTCACCTACTCCAAAGAAGGCCGTCCCAGCGGAGAGGCATTTATTGAGCTGAAAACATCCGAGGATTTCAAGAATGCCCTTGCCAAGGACCGTAAATACATGGGACACCGATATATAGAGG TGTTCAAGTCAAACCGAAGTGAAATGGACTGGGTGCTGAAACGTAGCGGTCCTGCTGACTATGACAGCTGCAGTGGCTGCATGCTGAGACTTAGAGGCCTGCCCTTTGGCTGCAGCAAGGAGGAGATTGTTCAGTTCTTCTCAG GGTTGAGAATCGTGCCAAATGGGATTACTCTGCCAGTGGACTACCAGGGGAGGAGCACAGGGGAAGCCTTCGTGCAGTTTGCCTCAAAGGAGATAGCAGAAAAGGCTCTGGGGAAACACAAGGAAAGAATAGGGCACAG GTATATAGAAATTTTTAAGAGCAGTCGTAATGAGATCAGAGCCTACTATGAGCTGCCCCGGCGGGGAATGGGAGGCCAGAGACCAGGGCCCTACGATAGACCCGTGATGGGGGGCCCGAGGGGAGGGTTTTTCGGGCCCGGGCCTGGCCGCGGTGGGACTCTGATGGACACCatgaggagtggaggaggataTGGAGGAG GTTACGGGGGCTTTGACAGCTACAATGGTTTCAACAACTACTGTTTTGGAAACGGCATGTTTGATGAacgagtgagaggagagaggggaggaagag GGATGGGAGGCCATGGTTATGGTGGTCAAAGTGATAGTGGGTCAGGGTTTCATAGCGGCCATTTTGTCCATATGAGGGGTCTACCTTTCCGTGCCACAGAGGGAGACATTGCTAAG ttcttctctcctttgaATCCACTGAGGGTCCACATCGACGTGGCCCCTAACGGCAAGTCCACTGGAGAGGCAGATGTGGAGTTTCGCTCCCATGAAGACGCAGTGGCAGCCATGTCCAAAGACAAGAACCACATGC AGCATCGCTATATTGAGCTGTTTCTCAACTCAACAGCCAGTGGAGCAGCTGAAATGA ACTGA
- the LOC121181535 gene encoding phenazine biosynthesis-like domain-containing protein 1 has translation MMEIPVFTLDAFTNLPFKGNPAAVCPLMHELSDDLYQKIAAEMNLSETAFITRINPSDSFTTGSRFRLRWFTPVTEVNLCGHATLASAAVLFQFKKNVNPALVFETKSGDLTVTQQGDGYVMDFPLNPPTQEDPNEFRDIIKATVGNLPVQDVYLSSNTKKLMIRLADSCDRSVLTSLKVDPVALQSCEKTGRVKGVILTMKGSPDCQPGYDFYSRYFAPWAGVAEDPVTGSSHTVLGSYWSKKLGKKKMLAYQCSCRGGELELEVRDDGRINIAGQTVTVLQGTITL, from the exons ATGATGGAGATTCCAGTATTTACACTGGATGCCTTCACTAATTTACCGTTCAAAGGAAATCCCGCGGCAGTATGTCCACTCATGCAC GAGCTGAGTGATGATTTGTACCAGAAGATAGCAGCAGAGATGAACCTGTCTGAAACAGCTTTCATCACCAGGATCAACCCCTCTGACAGTTTCACTACAG GATCAAGGTTCCGCCTCCGATGGTTTACACCAGTCACTGAAGTGAATCTGTGCGGTCATGCTACTCTGGCCTCTGCAGCAGTGCTGTTCCAATTTAAGA AGAATGTGAATCCCGCACTGGTGTTTGAGACCAAGAGTGGAGATCTGACTGTCACCCAGCAAGGGGATGGCTACGTCATGGACTTTCCTCTCAACCCGCCCACTCAGGAG GATCCTAATGAGTTCAGAGACATCATCAAG GCAACTGTTGGAAACCTCCCAGTTCAGGATGTTTATTTGAGCTCCAACACTAAGAAACTGATGATTCGATTGGCTGACAGCTGTGACAG GTCAGTGCTAACCAGTCTGAAAGTTGACCCTGTCGCTCTTCAGAGCTGTGAGAAGACTGGACGAGTTAAAGGAGTGATCCTCACCATGAAAG GGTCCCCAGACTGCCAACCAGGATACGACTTCTACTCCAGATACTTTGCTCCATGGGCTGGTGTCGCTGAGGATCCTGTCACTG GTTCTTCCCACACCGTCCTAGGTAGCTACTGGTCTAAGAAACtgggaaagaagaaaatgctGG cttacCAGTGCTCCTGTCGAGGTGGGGAGCTGGAACTGGAAGTGAGAGATGACGGAAGAATCAACATAGCTGGACAAACCGTCACTGTACTGCAAGGAACAATCACACTGTAG
- the dna2 gene encoding DNA replication ATP-dependent helicase/nuclease DNA2, producing MNRTKLKKTKVTLEGQKDISSFFSSENQKDKSLSKKLSITDSAFAATGPQIKEDETVPFRLHSPRKRHILGDLENLLPSSPDLVLSVPETPNSQIRLVSSSSSKEAGHLSPHPSREVACQLSPICVTPRSKGQSVRRLMNDEGGRTKREERCSGSTKRLFSPPQESHNAKRARTVISPTGSNLKVTRSVTDHGKTACFSSNQLEGHSRGTEVEVVFNYKRSTTMPLKSVSCHSLGTHRKHQEDSDEGEKGSSFTVITEQKAAEGKTSVNPHTRLDKDTRTLTAHVHKPAAQMITPAPQKSAQEVEVDTNEKEAIRTARTLPNGDRENVPSSNQEQTGGMTSEMLDENWFAEHMDDNEGLVTDKTKNPRKVPDHVILSGGMNNRYWVLDVEERPGQKTLTISCYKSLHPTETCLMKDGWEMTPVCRGDVVHLEGRTDGGSWLVDREQGFLVLLPDSLISGTSISSSIRCMRRAVLGDMFKSFDGGSKQMLNGTMVHEVFQRAAKAKDFSLETLSKLADQALHSPQYLGDMYSLGVSQEEMKQELHDYLPSLEHWANEYLSSSRPKAISLRVPTSSRAPSRGQDSETVVSVTELADIEENVWSPRFGLKGKIDVTARVRIQRPRNGSHRALEEKTMPLELKTGRESNSIEHRSQVILYTLMSMDRYNPEAGLLLYLKTGNLHPVVASHMDRRELLKLRNTLVHHIHNCVEKKAERSLLSRLPDILTNRQTCQYCPQRRNCALYERALDSSSADVSEDAVRDFLQQETGHLTPPHLSYFSHWLLLCCLEAATMEAKNSRKHVWLQTVEESEKNGSCKGNMQLSGPVTVQSEGVFLHRFQSSSVTRQQGLANSGLTSGDRIVVSDQEGRLVGLATGYLCEVSRTTISCTLDRDLSKFSGVLFRLDGDEGVVGLSTHLTNLSKLMENCQDSDRLRELVVDLRPPEFISNLSSVLPREAKDTVASILKGLNKPQKQAMKKVLLSKDYTLIVGMPGTGKTTTICTLVRILHACGFSVLLTSYTHSAVDNILLKLKRFRVGFLRLGQGQKVHPDILPYTEESVRKKGVHTLSELEQLYNKELIVGTTCMGIKHPIFTRRRFDFCIVDEASQISQPICLGPLFYAKRFVLVGDHQQLPPIVKNLEARSLGMDESLFKRLELHSEAVIQLNVQYRMNRQIMSLSNSLMYEGRLECGSERTASALLPLPFLLSVQSELSSCSQSHPRHDPAWIQATLLPSNPVCFLDCSMVPALESVEQGGVSNHTEAALIHKLLSLLIKAGCKPSDIGVIAPYRQQLKIISALLQSSAFIGVEVNTVDKYQGRDKSLIVLSFVRSTAEEGHLGELLKDWRRLNVAITRAKHKLLMVGSATTLRRYAPVEKLLNHLRQENMIIQLPPAAHKALPSMHL from the exons ATGAACAGGACCAAACTGAAGAAAACCAAG GTGACTCTTGAAGGGCAGAAGGACatctcatccttcttttcctctgaaaaCCAAAAG GACAAGTCACTTTCAAAGAAGTTATCAATCACAGACTCTGCATTTGCCGCCACTGGACCACAGATCAAAGAAGATGAAACCGTCCCATTTAGACTCCACTCTCCCAGAAAGAGACATATCCTTGGGGACCTTGAGAACCTCCTGCCCTCCTCGCCTGATCTTGTCCTCTCGGTGCCAGAGACCCCTAACAGTCAGATCAGgcttgtctcctcctcttcctccaaagAGGCAGGCCATCTTAGTCCCCATCCCAGCAGAGAGGTGGCATGCCAACTATCTCCCATCTGTGTCACTCCCCGCTCCAAAGGGCAGAGTGTACGGAGATTAATGAACGATGAAGGAGGAAGAACCAAGAGGGAAGAGAGATGTTCTGGCTCCACCAAAAGACTCTTCAGCCCTCCTCAAGAGTCCCACAATGCCAAGAGAGCAAGGACCGTGATCAGCCCCACTGGTAGCAACCTAAAAGTCACAAGATCTGTGACTGACCATGGGAAAACAGCTTGTTTCTCCAGTAACCAGTTGGAGGGACACAGCCGAGGTACTGAAGTGGAAGTGGTCTTCAATTACAAGAGAAGCACGACAATGCCACTGAAGTCTGTTTCCTGCCACTCTTTGgggacacacagaaaacatcaggaaGACAGCGATGAGGGTGAGAAAGGTTCCAGTTTTACTGTGATAAcagagcagaaagcagcagagggGAAAACTAGTGTAAATCCACATACTCGTCTGGATAAGGATACTCGCACACTCACTGCTCATGTGCACAAACCTGCTGCACAAATGATCACACCCGCACCACAGAAAAGTGCACAGGAGGTGGAGGTCGACACAAACGAGAAAGAGGCTATAAGAACAGCCAGGACATTACcaaatggagacagagagaatgtgCCATCATCCAATCAAGAGCAAACTGGAG GAATGACATCAGAGATGTTGGATGAAAACTGGTTTGCAGAGCATATGGATGATAATGAAGGTCTTGTCACTGATAAAACCAAAAATCCCCG TAAGGTACCAGACCATGTGATCCTTTCTGGAGGCATGAACAACCGTTACTGGGTTTTGGATGTGGAAGAGAGGcctggtcaaaaaacactgACCATCTCATGCTACAAATCTCTACATCCGACCGAGACGTGTCTGATGAAGGATGGATG GGAGATGACACCTGTTTGTCGTGGTGATGTGGTGCATCTGGAGGGACGCACTGATGGTGGGTCGTGGTTAGTGGACAGGGAGCAGGGTTTCCTGGTTTTACTGCCTGATAGCTTGATCTCAGGTACCAGCATCTCAAGCTCCATCCGCTGCATGAGACGTGCAGTACTGGGTGATATGTTTAAG AGTTTTGACGGTGGTTCAAAGCAGATGTTGAATGGTACCATGGTCCATGAAGTCTTTCAGAGAGCAGCTAAAGCTAAAGATTTTTCTTTGGAGACACTGTCTAAGCTGGCTGACCAGGCCTTGCACAGCCCTCAGTACCTGGGAGACAT GTACAGTTTGGGTGTAAGTCAAGAAGAGATGAAGCAGGAACTGCATGATTATCTCCCTTCACTGGAACATTGGGCAAATGAATACCTCAGCTCCTCAAGACCAAAAGCCATCAGTCTCAGAGT CCCTACCAGCAGTAGAGCTCCGAGCAGGGGTCAGGACTCTGAAACTGTCGTCTCGGTCACAGAGCTGGCAGATATAGAAGAGAATGTGTGGTCGCCGAGATTTGGTCTGAAAGGTAAAATTGATGTGACAGCACGTGTTCGAATCCAAAGACCACGAAACGGCAGTCACAGAGCACTGGAGGAGAAGACTATGCCCCTGGAGCTGAAAACTGGAAGAGAGTCTAACTCGATAGAGCATCGCAGTCAG GTGATTCTGTACACTCTGATGAGCATGGACAGATACAATCCTGAAGCTGGCCTCCTGCTTTACCTCAAGACTGGCAACCTGCACCCTGTAGTGGCCAGCCACATGGATCGCAGAG agctgctgaagCTGAGGAACACGCTGGTTCATCACATTCACAACTGTGTggagaaaaaagcagagaggagcctCTTGTCTAGACTTCCTGACATtctgacaaacagacaaacctgCCAGTACTGTCCCCAAAGGAGGAACTGTGCTTTATATGAGAG AGCTTTGGATAGCAGCTCTGCAGACGTCAGCGAGGATGCTGTGCGTGACTTCCTGCAGCAGGAGACAGGTCACCTGACTCCACCACATCTGAGCTATTTTTCCcactggctgctgctctgttgccTTGAGGCTGCAACCATGGAGGCCAAGAATTCCAGAAAGCATGTGTGGCTTCAGACGGTTGAGGAGAG TGAGAAGAACGGGAGCTGTAAGGGGAATATGCAGCTCAGTGGCCCAGTGACCGTCCAGTCTGAAGGAGTTTTCCTCCATCGCTTCCAGAGCAGTAGTGTGACACGGCAGCAGGGTTTGGCCAACAGTGGTCTGACCAGCGGGGATCGCATCGTTGTTAGCGACCAGGAAGGTCGTCTCGTTGGCTTAGCAACAGGCTACCTGTGCGAGGTCAGCAGGACAACGATCAGCTGCACTCTGGACAG GGATTTGTCAAAGTTCAGCGGAGTGTTGTTTCGATTGGACGGTGATGAAGGTGTGGTGGGCCTCAGTACCCACCTCACCAATCTCTCCAAACTGATGGAAAACTGTCAGGACAG TGATCGTCTGAGGGAGCTGGTTGTTGACCTTCGTCCTCCAGAGTTTATTTCCAACCTCAGTTCTGTTCTGCCCAGAGAGGCCAAGGACACTGTGGCCAGCATCCTCAAAG gtctCAACAAACCCCAGAAGCAGGCCATGAAGAAGGTGTTGTTGTCTAAAGACTACACACTCATTGTTGGTATGCCAGGCACAGGCAAAACCACAACCATCTGCACCCTG GTTCGTATCCTACATGCATGTGGGTTCAGTGTGTTGCTGACCAGCTACACCCACTCTGCTGTTGACAACATCCTTCTGAAGCTAAAGCGTTTCCGGGTCGGCTTTCTGCGTCTGGGTCAGGGGCAGAAG GTTCATCCAGACATCCTGCCTTACACAGAGGAAAGTGTCAGGAAGAAGGGAGTTCACACTCTCTCAGAGTTGGAGCAGCTTTATAACAAGGAG CTTATAGTGGGAACCACCTGTATGGGCATCAAGCATCCCATTTTCACACGTCGGCGGTTTGACTTCTGCATTGTAGACGAGGCGTCACAGATCAGCCAGCCTATCTGTCTGGGGCCCCTGTTCTACGCAAAGAGATTCGTCCTGGTTGGAGATCACCAACAACTGCCGCCAATAGTTAAAAACCTGGAAGCTAG GTCACTTGGGATGGATGAAAGTCTATTTAAGCGACTAGAACTTCATAGTGAAGCAGTGATCCAACTCAATGTGCAGTACCGGATGAACAG GCAGATAATGTCTCTCAGTAACTCCCTGATGTATGAGGGACGGCTGGAGTGTGGATCAGAAAGGACAGCCTCTGCCCTGCTGCCCCTGCCTTTCCTGCTTTCTGTCCAGTCGGAGCTTAGTTCCTGCTCTCAGAGTCATCCCAGGCATGACCCGGCATGGATACAGGCCACATTGTTGCCTAGCAACCCTGTTTGTTTCCTTGATTGCTCAATG GTGCCAGCACTGGAGTCAGTGGAGCAGGGAGGCGTAAGCAAtcacactgaggctgctctcaTACACAAGTTGCTCTCACTGCTGATAAAG gcaggTTGTAAGCCCAGTGATATAGGTGTTATCGCTCCCTACAGACAGCAGTTAAAGATTATCTCTGCTCTACTGCAGTCCTCTGCTTTCATCGGAGTGGAGGTGAACACAGTCGACAAATACCAAGGACGGGACAAAAGTCTAATTGTCCTTTCTTTTGTCAGGAGCACTGCAGAGGAAGGACAT TTAGGAGAGCTGTTGAAGGACTGGCGTAGACTGAATGTGGCCATTACTAGGGCCAAACACAAGCTGCTGATGGTGGGCTCTGCCACAACGCTGCGCCGCTATGCACCAGTGGAGAAACTACTCAACCACCTCCGGCAAGAGAACATG ATTATCCAGCTGCCGCCAGCTGCCCACAAGGCCTTACCCAGCATGCACCTATGA
- the LOC121182934 gene encoding zinc finger protein 32-like, with translation MFKTGQLKALVNERLKAAAEEIFSLFEQTLKDYEEEVFRSKQEIDQQRGLVGWKAPVQLSAQEEDIPSEVELCEEKTDLGEDEPQIKEEQEDELWPAQAGEKQEEAGTKETMFNIIYVQRSEEEGGESPHQSQEAENKRDPLPSSSSKQLKTKPDREGCGASEPTSDCQMSEDSVDELRDSEGLHSGIKKPQQTGETVDRPYTCSICNKNFRIKSILTRHMKTHTGEKPYSCSVCSKSFIQRSYLQTHMNSHSGQKPYTCSFCGRGFTQVGNMNAHIRIHTGEKPHSCADCGKSFREKADLIKHTIIHTGERPYSCTLCNMKFSAQSNLTRHMKTHSGERPYSCAACGKRFIRRSHLIIHMKTHTGENS, from the exons ATGTTCAAAACGGGACAACTAAAAGCCTTGGTCAACGAGCGGCTGAAGGCAGCTGCTGAGGAAATATTCAGCCTGTTTGAACAAACTCTCAAAGACTATGAGGAGGAAGTTTTTCGTTCAAAGCAGGAGATCGACCAACAGCGCGGGCTGGTCGGGTGGAAAG CTCCTGTGCAGCTCTCTGCCCAGGAAGAGGACATCCCCTCTGAGGTAGAGCTCTGTGAGGAGAAGACCGACCTGGGCGAGGATGAACCGCAGATtaaagaggaacaggaggatGAACTGTGGCCTGCTCAGGCAGGTGAAAAGCAGGAGGAGGCTGGTACAAAAGAGACTATGTTTAATATAATTTATGTGCAGAGaagtgaagaagaaggaggagagtcACCACATCAAAGCCAagaagctgaaaataaaagagaCCCTTTGCCCAGCAGCTCATCCAAACAgttgaaaacaaaacctgacagAGAGGGTTGCGGTGCATCAGAGCCAACCAGTGACTGTCAGATGAGTGAAGACAGTGTTGATGAATtgagagacagtgagggatTGCACTCAGGTATTAAGAAGCCACAGCAAACTGGTGAGACAGTAGACAGACCGTACACCTGCAGCATTTGCAACAAGAATTTCAGGATTAAATCCATTCTGACTCGccacatgaagacacacacaggagagaaaccttacagctgcagtgtttgcagTAAAAGCTTCATCCAGCGCTCCTATCTGCAGACTCACATGAACTCTCACTCTGGACAGAAGCCGTACACATGTAGTTTCTGTGGCAGAGGATTCACACAAGTTGGAAACATGAACGCTCACATACGCATCCACACGGGAGAGAAACCCCACAGCTGTGCTGACTGTGGTAAAAGTTTTAGAGAGAAAGCGGATCTTATCAAGCATACAATTATACACACTGGCGAGAGACCGTACAGTTGCACTTTATGTAATATGAAATTCAGCGCTCAGTCCAATCTAACACGCCACATGAAGACTCATTCAGGGGAGAGGCCATACAGTTGTGCTGCTTGTGGGAAAAGATTCATTCGGCGCTCCCATTTAATCATTCATATGAAGACGCACACAGGAGAGAACTCATGA